One Bradyrhizobium manausense DNA segment encodes these proteins:
- a CDS encoding type I restriction endonuclease subunit R, protein MAMIAPERQLEESLVTKLRDLKYEYRPDIRDRTTLEANFRTKFEALNRVTLTDGEFQRLLDEIVTPDVFGAARTLRNREAFTRDDGTPLNYTLVNIKDWCKNAFEVVNQLRINTDNSHHRYDVILLINGVPVVQIELKTLGISPRRAMEQIVDYKNDPGNGYTKTLLCFVQLFIVSNRTETWYFANNNARHFAFEADERFLPIYQFAAEDNTKIAHLDDFADRFLAKCTLGQMISKYMVLIASEQKLLMMRAYQIYAVKAIVDCIDQNCGNGYIWHTTGSGKTLTSFKASTLLKTNESIHKCLFVVDRKDLDRQTREEFNRFQENCVEENTNTAALVRRLESDDYADKVIVTTIQKLGLALDENSKHNKQNIAQGRSTFKQRLEQIRDKRMVFIFDECHRSQFGENHKAIKEFFPNSQLFGFTGTPIFEDNATIKQIEGDVATLRTTKDLFQKELHAYTITHAIEDRNVLRFHVDYYKPKDEPGLKPGQTLTKQAVVQAILDKHDAATGGRRFNALLATASINDAIEYYEVFKKLQAERQAADAERVPLKIAAVFSPPAEGNKDVQQIQEDLPQEREDNRHDPEGKKTALKAIIADYNRRYGTNHDIYNFDLYYQDIQQRIKDQQFPNRDLTRKGQEKIDITIVVDMLLTGFDAKFLNTLYVDKNLKHHGLIQAFSRTNRVLNATKPYGHILDFRNQQDSVDSAIALFSGAHADRAREIWLVDKAPVVIGNFKQAVADLGKFMQSQGLEATPDQVTNLMGDDARVQFIKRFKEVQRLQTQLDQYTDLTDDQREQIEQALPTDDLRAFRGVYLETAQRLKEQQRTPAQDGESDRPEVDQLDFEFVLFASAVIDYDYIMKLIAKYSGQDPKKLTISRDQLIGLIQSDAKFLDERQEITEYVRSLKEGEGLDEAAIRAGYEQFKAEKQATEIKRLAHAHGLTTESLTAFVDTILQRMIFDGEQLTDLMEPLDLGWRERRERELALMVNLVPLLNKRAHGREISGLNAYEHGGTR, encoded by the coding sequence ATGGCGATGATCGCACCTGAACGCCAACTAGAAGAGTCGCTTGTCACGAAGCTGCGGGATCTCAAATATGAGTATCGCCCCGATATCCGCGATCGAACCACGCTTGAGGCAAACTTCAGGACGAAGTTCGAAGCCTTGAATCGTGTCACGCTTACCGACGGCGAGTTCCAGCGTCTCCTGGACGAGATCGTCACACCGGATGTATTCGGAGCCGCCCGAACCCTCCGGAACCGGGAAGCGTTCACGCGCGACGACGGCACGCCGCTCAACTACACCCTCGTCAACATCAAGGACTGGTGCAAGAACGCCTTTGAGGTCGTCAACCAACTCCGCATCAATACCGACAACAGTCATCACCGCTACGACGTCATACTCCTCATCAACGGAGTCCCCGTCGTTCAGATCGAGCTAAAGACGCTCGGGATCAGCCCTCGGCGGGCGATGGAGCAGATCGTCGACTACAAGAACGACCCCGGCAACGGATACACGAAGACGCTTCTCTGCTTCGTGCAACTCTTCATCGTTAGCAACCGCACGGAGACGTGGTACTTCGCTAATAACAACGCACGACACTTCGCCTTCGAGGCGGACGAGCGATTCCTGCCGATCTACCAGTTCGCGGCCGAGGACAACACGAAGATTGCTCACCTTGACGACTTTGCCGATCGGTTCCTCGCCAAGTGCACACTTGGCCAGATGATCAGCAAGTACATGGTCCTCATCGCGAGCGAACAGAAGCTCCTAATGATGCGCGCGTACCAGATCTACGCCGTCAAGGCCATCGTCGACTGCATAGATCAGAACTGCGGCAACGGATATATCTGGCACACTACCGGCTCGGGCAAGACGCTCACCTCCTTCAAGGCCTCGACGCTCCTCAAGACCAACGAGAGCATCCACAAGTGCCTCTTCGTCGTTGACCGCAAGGATCTCGACCGCCAAACCCGTGAGGAGTTCAACCGTTTCCAAGAGAACTGCGTCGAGGAAAATACTAACACCGCGGCGCTCGTCCGACGCCTAGAGTCCGACGACTATGCGGACAAGGTCATCGTCACGACCATCCAGAAGCTCGGGCTCGCTCTGGACGAGAACAGTAAGCACAACAAGCAGAACATCGCTCAGGGGCGTTCAACGTTCAAGCAGCGACTCGAGCAGATCCGAGATAAGCGGATGGTTTTCATCTTTGACGAATGCCATCGATCGCAGTTCGGCGAGAACCACAAAGCCATTAAGGAGTTCTTCCCGAACTCCCAGCTCTTCGGCTTCACTGGCACCCCGATCTTCGAGGACAACGCCACCATTAAGCAGATCGAGGGAGACGTCGCTACCCTTCGAACCACCAAAGACCTATTCCAGAAAGAACTCCACGCCTACACAATCACTCACGCGATCGAGGATCGGAACGTCCTCCGCTTCCACGTCGACTACTACAAGCCCAAGGATGAACCCGGCCTCAAGCCCGGTCAGACGCTCACCAAGCAGGCGGTCGTCCAGGCCATCCTCGACAAACACGACGCCGCGACCGGAGGTCGGCGCTTCAACGCACTGCTGGCTACCGCCTCGATCAACGACGCCATCGAGTACTACGAAGTCTTCAAGAAGCTCCAGGCCGAGCGTCAAGCCGCCGACGCAGAGCGTGTCCCTCTAAAGATCGCCGCCGTCTTCTCCCCGCCTGCGGAGGGCAACAAGGACGTTCAGCAGATCCAAGAGGACCTCCCTCAAGAGAGGGAGGACAATCGGCACGACCCCGAGGGTAAGAAGACCGCGCTCAAGGCCATCATCGCCGACTACAACCGGCGGTATGGCACGAACCACGACATCTACAACTTCGACCTCTACTACCAAGACATCCAGCAGCGCATCAAGGATCAGCAGTTCCCCAACCGCGACTTGACCCGCAAGGGCCAGGAAAAGATCGACATAACCATCGTCGTCGACATGCTCCTCACCGGCTTCGACGCCAAGTTCCTAAACACGCTCTACGTTGACAAGAACCTCAAGCACCACGGCCTGATCCAGGCCTTCTCCCGCACCAATCGCGTTCTCAATGCGACCAAGCCGTACGGCCACATCCTCGACTTCCGCAACCAGCAGGACAGCGTCGATTCGGCCATCGCTCTCTTCTCCGGTGCGCACGCTGACCGGGCTCGCGAGATCTGGCTAGTCGACAAGGCTCCCGTAGTCATCGGAAATTTCAAACAGGCCGTCGCCGACCTCGGCAAGTTCATGCAGTCGCAGGGCCTCGAAGCCACGCCCGATCAGGTGACCAACCTCATGGGCGACGACGCCCGTGTCCAGTTCATCAAGCGCTTCAAGGAAGTCCAGCGCCTCCAGACCCAGCTTGATCAGTACACCGACCTGACCGACGACCAGCGGGAACAGATCGAGCAAGCGCTCCCCACTGACGACCTACGCGCTTTCCGCGGCGTCTATCTCGAAACCGCTCAGCGTCTTAAGGAACAGCAGCGCACCCCCGCTCAGGATGGCGAGTCCGATCGTCCCGAGGTCGACCAGCTCGACTTCGAGTTCGTCCTCTTCGCCTCCGCCGTCATTGACTACGACTACATCATGAAGCTGATCGCCAAGTACTCGGGTCAGGACCCGAAAAAGCTCACGATCAGCCGTGATCAGCTCATCGGCCTGATCCAGTCCGACGCCAAGTTCCTCGACGAACGGCAGGAGATCACCGAGTACGTACGCTCACTCAAGGAAGGCGAAGGCCTCGACGAGGCCGCCATCCGTGCCGGCTACGAGCAGTTCAAGGCGGAGAAGCAGGCCACGGAGATCAAGCGCCTCGCGCACGCGCACGGTCTAACGACCGAGTCCCTCACGGCCTTCGTAGACACGATCCTCCAGCGCATGATCTTCGACGGAGAGCAGCTCACTGACCTGATGGAGCCGCTCGACCTCGGCTGGCGTGAACGCCGCGAGCGCGAACTCGCCCTAATGGTCAATCTCGTTCCGCTCCTGAACAAGCGGGCCCACGGCCGTGAAATCTCAGGTCTTAATGCCTACGAGCACGGAGGGACGCGATGA
- a CDS encoding restriction endonuclease subunit S, which translates to MTADEPSQLVPKLRFPNFRDEPQWEVAALGDFATFTSGGTPSIDIPEYWNGHIPWISAASMYDMNIYDSDRKVTTLAIGNGTRIAKAGSLLILTRGSMLYNRVPIGIASIDVAFNQDVRALTIDPTVDTSFLMRQLTSQESRIPINDTGIGAGKIDTDDLRRLPIAFPSLAEQQKIADCLSSLDDMIAAEVRKLKALRQHKQGLMQQLFPLPGETVPRLRFPEFRNVGEWKEEKLDNLARRGTGHTPNKAKAEYYNGGIKWVSLADSKRLDGGLISETAIEISETGIKNSSAVLHPAGSVVLSRDAGVGKSAVISCDMAVSQHFIVWTCDPVMLSNWFLYYQLQLLKPLFEQVATGSTIKTIGLPFFDAMQITIPRLSEQKKIAACLSSLDEMLAAQSQKVKGLTTHKHGLLQQLFPPLEASES; encoded by the coding sequence ATGACCGCCGACGAGCCATCGCAGCTCGTGCCGAAGCTGCGGTTTCCGAACTTCCGCGATGAGCCGCAATGGGAAGTCGCAGCTTTGGGGGACTTTGCAACGTTCACCTCAGGAGGCACGCCTTCGATAGATATTCCCGAGTACTGGAACGGGCACATTCCTTGGATAAGTGCCGCGTCAATGTATGACATGAACATCTATGACTCTGATCGCAAGGTGACCACGTTAGCTATCGGAAACGGCACGCGGATAGCGAAGGCTGGATCGCTCTTGATCCTTACCCGAGGAAGCATGCTCTACAATCGGGTACCGATCGGCATTGCGTCCATTGACGTGGCGTTCAACCAAGATGTGCGCGCCCTCACGATTGACCCAACGGTCGATACTTCATTCCTGATGAGGCAATTGACCTCACAAGAATCCCGCATCCCGATTAATGACACGGGTATCGGCGCAGGAAAGATCGATACTGACGATCTGCGTCGATTGCCGATAGCCTTTCCGTCCTTAGCCGAGCAGCAGAAGATCGCCGACTGCCTCAGTTCACTCGACGACATGATAGCGGCGGAGGTTCGGAAGCTCAAAGCCCTGCGGCAGCACAAGCAAGGGCTGATGCAGCAGCTCTTCCCTCTCCCCGGCGAGACCGTGCCACGTCTCCGATTCCCCGAATTCCGCAACGTGGGGGAGTGGAAAGAAGAGAAACTCGATAATCTAGCAAGGCGAGGTACTGGCCACACGCCGAACAAAGCAAAAGCGGAGTACTACAACGGCGGCATTAAGTGGGTGTCACTCGCCGATTCAAAGCGACTAGATGGTGGTCTGATCTCTGAAACCGCGATCGAAATCTCCGAAACAGGGATCAAAAACTCATCTGCGGTACTTCATCCAGCCGGTTCGGTCGTTCTAAGTCGGGATGCAGGCGTCGGGAAGAGCGCCGTTATTAGTTGCGACATGGCGGTAAGCCAGCACTTTATTGTTTGGACTTGCGACCCAGTCATGCTGTCGAATTGGTTCTTGTATTACCAATTGCAACTTCTGAAGCCGCTCTTTGAACAAGTTGCAACCGGTAGCACGATCAAGACTATTGGCCTTCCGTTCTTCGACGCCATGCAAATTACTATCCCCCGGCTCTCGGAGCAGAAGAAGATCGCAGCATGTCTTTCTTCGCTGGACGAAATGCTGGCCGCGCAGTCTCAGAAAGTGAAGGGTTTGACGACACACAAGCACGGCCTGCTGCAACAGCTCTTTCCGCCGCTGGAGGCCAGTGAGTCATGA
- a CDS encoding AAA family ATPase, giving the protein MSDATAFANLNVLADYLRHELENKKFVLLYAYNGTGKTRLSTAFKDLGKSINADGETISRDTLYFNAFTEDLFSWDNDLANDSERKLKLNTDSSFFAGLESLEMDNRIRTLLSRYADFEFRIDTTRWEVVFEREFRTKKASGAGVGSDNTGVGQSEGEDEYETRREEAIKVSRGEENIFIWCFFLAIVELALDDDGTGPYNWVKHLYIDDPISSLDEHNAIAVANHLAKLLKRPENRLKTVISTHHTLFFNVLCNELNNANKYFLSRDEAAEGLLLRKTGDTPFFHHVATLAELYKADRDGKLCTHHFNMLRAILEKTASFHGYPNFSACIKRDADDEDGILHTRLINILSHGNYSLYEPQEMLEENKRYFRKILHEFVHRYPFNPALFPSVSATAMNDAT; this is encoded by the coding sequence ATGAGCGACGCAACGGCGTTCGCGAATCTAAACGTCCTTGCCGATTACCTGCGGCACGAGCTGGAGAACAAGAAGTTCGTCCTGCTCTACGCCTACAATGGTACGGGCAAGACACGGTTGTCTACCGCGTTCAAGGATCTGGGCAAGTCGATAAACGCTGACGGCGAAACGATCTCTCGCGACACGCTTTACTTCAATGCCTTCACTGAAGACTTATTCTCGTGGGATAACGATCTGGCGAATGACAGCGAGCGGAAGCTGAAACTCAATACAGATTCGAGCTTCTTTGCGGGCCTCGAATCGCTGGAAATGGACAATCGAATCCGCACCCTTCTCAGCCGTTATGCCGACTTCGAGTTCCGGATCGACACCACCAGGTGGGAAGTGGTCTTCGAGCGAGAGTTCCGGACGAAAAAGGCCAGCGGCGCCGGCGTCGGGAGCGACAATACAGGCGTGGGACAAAGTGAGGGTGAAGACGAGTACGAAACACGTCGCGAGGAGGCCATCAAGGTCTCCCGTGGCGAAGAGAACATCTTCATCTGGTGCTTTTTCCTCGCCATCGTCGAGCTTGCGCTCGATGACGATGGGACCGGTCCCTACAACTGGGTTAAGCACCTCTACATCGATGACCCAATCTCGTCACTCGATGAGCACAACGCCATTGCAGTGGCAAATCATCTTGCAAAGCTGCTCAAGAGGCCGGAGAACCGCCTGAAGACGGTCATCTCGACGCATCACACGCTCTTCTTCAACGTGCTCTGCAATGAGCTGAATAATGCCAACAAATATTTTCTCAGTCGCGACGAGGCGGCAGAAGGGCTTCTTCTACGCAAGACCGGGGATACGCCATTTTTCCACCATGTAGCCACGCTCGCTGAACTCTATAAGGCGGATCGTGATGGGAAGCTGTGCACTCATCACTTCAACATGCTCCGCGCAATCCTGGAGAAGACCGCAAGTTTTCATGGCTATCCAAACTTCTCGGCATGTATCAAACGAGATGCTGACGATGAAGATGGCATACTTCACACACGGTTGATCAATATCCTTAGCCACGGGAATTACTCATTGTACGAGCCGCAAGAGATGCTGGAAGAGAACAAACGATACTTCCGGAAGATCCTCCACGAGTTTGTCCACCGTTACCCCTTCAATCCCGCCTTGTTTCCGAGTGTGTCGGCGACTGCAATGAATGATGCGACATGA
- a CDS encoding type I restriction-modification system subunit M → MTENDQRQLGKTLWAIADQLRGAMNADDFRDYMLAFLFLRYLSDNYQQAAKKELGRDYPDPNAVGNGGRSSLSVWYEQNPTDVTAFEKQMRLKAHYVIRPEHLWASIAHMARTQDSELLNTLQAGFKYIENESFQSTFSGLFSEINLGSEKLGKTYADRNAKLCTIITKIAEGLAEFTTDSDTLGDAYEYLIGQFAAGSGKKAGEFYTPQRISDILSAIVTLDSQEPKTGKRKHLASVMDFACGSGSLLLNVRKRMGARGIGKIYGQEKNITTYNLARMNMLLHGVKDSEFEIYHGDTLTNDWDMLRETNPAKKPYFDAVVANPPFSYRWAPNETLEEDVRFKNYGLAPKSAADFAFLLHGFHYLKDDGVMAIILPHGVLFRGGAEAKIRRKLLEDGHIDTIIGLPANLFYSTGIPVCILVLKKCKKPDDVLFINASEHFEKGKRQNYLSDGHIGKIVDTYQQRPASIERYARRVGMDEIEANDFSLNISRYVSTAEQEVAIDLSATHRELVEIEKQIRESTAKHNIFLKELGLSQLPTSDE, encoded by the coding sequence ATGACTGAGAACGATCAGAGGCAGCTCGGCAAAACGCTCTGGGCCATCGCCGACCAGCTGCGCGGGGCGATGAACGCGGACGACTTCCGGGACTACATGCTTGCGTTTCTCTTTCTTCGCTACCTCTCAGACAACTACCAGCAGGCCGCGAAGAAGGAACTCGGGCGAGACTATCCTGACCCTAACGCCGTCGGCAACGGCGGACGATCCTCACTGTCGGTATGGTACGAGCAGAACCCCACCGATGTGACAGCCTTCGAGAAGCAGATGCGGCTCAAGGCGCACTACGTCATCCGCCCCGAGCACCTCTGGGCCAGCATCGCCCACATGGCTCGCACCCAAGACAGCGAGCTGCTCAATACGCTCCAGGCCGGGTTCAAGTACATCGAGAATGAGTCCTTCCAGAGCACGTTCTCCGGCCTTTTTTCGGAAATTAACCTCGGCTCCGAAAAGCTCGGCAAGACCTACGCAGATCGGAACGCGAAGCTCTGCACGATCATAACTAAGATCGCCGAAGGCCTCGCGGAGTTCACCACGGACAGCGACACACTAGGCGACGCCTACGAGTATCTGATCGGGCAGTTCGCCGCAGGCTCGGGCAAGAAGGCCGGCGAGTTCTACACGCCACAGCGGATCTCGGACATCCTCTCCGCAATCGTTACGCTCGACAGCCAGGAGCCGAAGACCGGCAAGCGGAAGCACCTCGCCAGCGTGATGGACTTCGCTTGCGGCTCGGGCTCACTGCTGCTCAATGTGCGCAAGCGTATGGGGGCGCGCGGCATCGGGAAAATCTACGGGCAGGAAAAAAACATCACCACCTACAACCTCGCGCGGATGAATATGCTGCTGCACGGGGTAAAGGACTCTGAGTTCGAGATCTACCACGGCGACACGCTCACCAACGACTGGGACATGCTTCGGGAGACGAACCCGGCGAAGAAACCCTACTTCGACGCCGTGGTCGCTAACCCGCCATTCAGCTACCGCTGGGCCCCGAACGAGACGTTGGAGGAGGACGTACGCTTCAAGAACTACGGACTGGCTCCGAAGTCGGCGGCCGACTTCGCATTCCTGCTGCACGGGTTTCACTACCTAAAGGATGACGGCGTGATGGCAATCATCTTGCCCCACGGCGTGCTATTCCGCGGCGGCGCGGAGGCGAAGATCCGCCGCAAACTCCTGGAAGACGGGCACATCGACACCATCATCGGCCTGCCGGCGAACCTCTTCTACTCGACCGGCATCCCGGTCTGCATCCTCGTCTTGAAGAAGTGCAAAAAGCCCGATGATGTCCTGTTCATCAACGCATCGGAGCATTTCGAAAAGGGCAAGCGACAGAACTACCTATCGGACGGCCATATCGGGAAGATCGTCGACACCTACCAACAGCGTCCGGCGAGCATCGAGCGGTACGCCAGACGTGTAGGCATGGACGAGATTGAGGCCAACGACTTCAGCCTGAACATCTCGCGCTATGTCAGCACAGCCGAGCAGGAGGTCGCGATCGATCTGTCGGCTACGCATAGGGAGTTGGTCGAGATCGAAAAGCAGATTCGGGAGTCAACGGCGAAGCACAACATCTTTCTGAAGGAACTTGGACTATCCCAATTGCCGACATCTGACGAGTAA